A single window of Anopheles moucheti chromosome 2, idAnoMoucSN_F20_07, whole genome shotgun sequence DNA harbors:
- the LOC128297876 gene encoding unconventional myosin-XVIIIa isoform X2, whose translation MSAEELLRLDEVRRSLKIRGRRKEKEKLPSGITADYSASFFAQLDVDHRELDRGTEEVLAVANTTTYIDRNGEMVERVSFSSTTTTLQPTSPSYGADGIGSQPHTPGGTKTNLPPIPPRPPKRGILKGSRSSLTGSSGGMVDMGTVSSPSSAAMLQLLASPSPSADSLTDTTTTTTNSSFATPPFSLSPVGESQGYDGRIGRVHPFDERVTANGSVTLSLPPIHLQPLPAPRELVIQRQRGPRNDFGFSLRKAFVLDRPTVGGMSLSRPSPPQMRAIIFAEPSSTGAVRTGLLPGDRLLRVNGQPVEDLSRETIIEMIRNSGDSVMVQVQPIAELIELSRRCVSVTPNSAPVDDCNTLKRSASRRFQKIQTTANSSSSDPSGRTELEPTTVGGRVWLIHRGGFTAAFKQQLSPSTVAMPSHHQAGKVWIRLEATGEELLIDEDDLEVANQNSLDLVEDVCQLPHLNESSVLHVLRQRFANNLIHTRAGPVLLIVNPMAPLALYSEKVASMFRGCKAEDDMPPHIFAQAQTAYRAMLETRRDQSLIFLGRSGAGKTTSFKHALYYLTLASRQELQPSVRALTVEKVSAIGTIMDAFGNERTALNGNATKFTQIFALDFDHSGQIVSGSIQIMPIDRMRPSGSSNRGRAGVPRWSFLAGVDGGALRKELLLEPAAGEPSTGGNATVEQESIDYQRLCQAFRVLNIDQAAVRGIWYVLAAIHHLSQSGAVIVAGRVQFVNPRSAQKAAMLLGIPVEDLLSYVFPENSSGGASKPTLNTATVVECLTAFIEALYTELFYTIVGLINKSIAAVTPHQTIGSVLLVDVPGFQNPASVGGGTAASTLADLRFNYLHERLQLLFHNAMLVQPRARYAQEMVTVEDSLALMTSDTGGGGGGGSGAGGGHSSPAAMVALLDKVPQSHEPRKGLLWMLDEEQLLNPQPTVPSKGDGTVADDFDDDGVGGGSGIDERDGRFLERLFASYGDRESRETLLLRASVPTGACDVVLQHLLGTNPVLYSVTSWLKEAAAQAHYMPQRALNCLRDSVKPEINGLFVGTLGGAMDSLAFGGGGSSQQLQQQSLRRMSSIRRTYTGTGFPKRNSVIVQVKYTVDCLIDTLRRTGMHFVYCYLPQHNGGTAMATGGCVSIEHQHPSSAEISGTRQREDDIINIPLLRSQLRGSQMLDFARLYRLGFPISVPLAEFVIRFGLLAEGGTSAGTGTNVNGEAAMVDSILSNCEVDPSVYRIGTSQVFFRSGVLGALEAKRDDLLSDRVIQLQAHCRGYLARRRLARRRLQELAVKCIQRNVRAFLKVRDWPWWRLLVRVTPLLAVHRTEEQLKVATVELQQVRAKLEKIEAERNELKATNHKLEARLSDITSELTEEHSSSNLITERLASETSERLRLEKEVKDYESKYRNLQESSEKMEMELLCAKSELNCDFDDCSTIGDYDGDGTDRDGLPLGGADGEVAKSYRLRYERVARELEFTKKRLQTQHEHDLEQLVGLKKQLEKKLSDAYEEVEEQRQVVAQWKRKAQKMTNEMNDLRMLYEEQNSRNNLLEKRQRKFDAECQTLQDSARQEKQAKERITREKDVLMAEKCKLEQTVSDIRLELELKEEKNAALQHELDEMAFGGGTEEEIAQLKRQKMELDRRCKEQDEELDEMAGQIQLLEQAKLRLEMSLETSRKESRKEAQQRDDEMEEIRGASYKKIKSLECQLEQEHEERTQLLRDKHELERKLASLEDQDRAERAAEEAMVQRLKRDARKYRALLRDAQSQLDRAKGDSASKALVRQLRNQLEDAESARVGALKARQVLEGELQDAQMLLEETQRARNEAEDKATMAQRDRTELQAQIDENEEEMAELMKKYSATVKQLSSEQSLIAEFELRVSELEGEKKSLKEQVVELATRLESVETIGEPSNSMAFKRLELRTKELESRLEFEQATRARIEIQLNRHKDSLEKLQGELMQARNRESQAQDALKKAQKTIRELRDELSTLANRDQEGLLKRKELEKRIETAESETTSARADLRLALQRIADLQQAMEEEGDSYQSDSDTSDSSSSMDSFHESTVTRKSPSVGSGDHFGTTNGGSSRGSIGSLASSTRDGRKESNNPRITLTMATGSEGSHQSVTTAPPGSTTSPAATKLSNGNGEGTLDDSSFA comes from the exons ATGAGTGCCGAAGAGTTGCTACGATTAGATGAG GTGCGTCGATCGCTCAAGATTCGTGGCcgacgaaaagaaaaggaaaagttacCGAGTGGCATCACGGCGGATTATAGTGCGTCGTTTTTCGCCCAGCTCGATGTAGATCATCGGGAGCTGGATCGTGGCACGGAGGAGGTTCTTGCTGTCGCCAATACCACCACCTATATTGACCGCAACGGTGAGATGGTTGAGCGTGTTTCGTTCAGCAGCACGACGACGACACTACAGCCGACCTCACCTTCGTACGGTGCGGATGGTATTGGATcgcaaccacacacacccggCGGGACAAAAACGAACCTACCCCCAATACCACCAAGACCACCGAAACGTGGAATACTGAAAGGTTCGCGATCTTCCCTCACCGGTAGCAGTGGAGGAATGGTGGACATGGGAACGGTGTCTTCCCCATCGTCTGCAGCGATGCTCCAGTTACTTGCCTCACCTTCGCCGAGTGCAGACAGCCTTACCGACACAACGACAACGACCACCAATTCTTCCTTCGCAACGCCACCGTTTTCGCTCAGCCCGGTCGGTGAATCGCAGGGTTACGATGGACGAATCGGGCGTGTCCATCCGTTCGATGAACGCGTCACGGCAAACGGAAGCGTTACGCTGTCTTTGCCTCCGATCCATCTGCAACCTTTACCGGCACCACGCGAACTTGTCATTCAGCGGCAGAGAGGTCCACGCAACGATTTCGGCTTCAGTCTCCGGAAAGCGTTTGTGCTCGATCGTCCAACCGTTGGTGGAATGTCCCTGTCCCGGCCCAGTCCTCCACAGATGCGAGCGATCATCTTCGCTGAACCGAGTTCAACCGGTGCAGTGCGGACGGGATTGTTACCAGGCGATCGATTGTTGCGCGTAAATGGTCAGCCAGTGGAGGACCTGAGCCGGGAAACGATCATCGAGATGATACGAAACAGCGGAGATTCGGTGATGGTACAAGTGCAGCCAATTGCAGAGCTTATCGAACTGTCCCGACGTTGTGTTAGTGTGACACCCAATAGCGCACCGGTGGACGACTGTAATACGCTGAAGCGCAGTGCCAGTCGACGCTTTCAAAAGATTCAAACAACGGCTAACAGCAGCTCATCAGATCCGAGTGGCAGAACCGAACTCGAACCGACCACAGTGGGTGGCCGGGTGTGGTTAATCCATCGGGGTGGCTTTACAGCGGCCTTCAAGCAACAGCTGTCACCTTCGACAGTAGCAATGCCTTCCCACCACCAGGCAGGAAAGGTTTGGATCCGGCTCGAGGCCACCGGCGAAGAATTGCTAATCGACGAAGACGATCTGGAGGTGGCCAACCAGAATTCCCTCGACCTCGTAGAGGACGTGTGTCAGCTGCCACACCTGAACGAATCATCCGTGCTCCACGTGCTACGGCAGCGGTTTGCAAACAATCTTATTCACACGCGCGCTGGTCCGGTATTGCTGATCGTGAACCCGATGGCACCGCTTGCCCTCTACTCGGAAAAGGTAGCGTCAATGTTTCGTGGATGCAAAGCCGAAGACGATATGCCGCCGCACATTTTCGCCCAGGCTCAAACGGCTTACCGGGCGATGTTGGAGACGAGGCGCGATCAAAGTCTTATCTTTCTGGGTCGTTCGGGTGCGGGCAAAACCACTAGTTTCAAGCATGCGCTATACTATCTGACTCTGGCAAGCCGCCAGGAGCTGCAACCATCCGTGCGGGCACTCACCGTGGAGAAGGTGAGCGCCATCGGTACGATAATGGACGCGTTCGGCAATGAACGCACGGCGCTGAATGGGAATGCGACAAAATTTACACAAATATTCGCACTGGACTTTGACCACAGCGGACAGATCGTGTCGGGTTCGATACAGATCATGCCGATCGATCGGATGCGCCCATCCGGGAGTTCCAACCGTGGAAGGGCAGGCGTACCGAGGTGGAGTTTTCTCGCCGGCGTTGATGGTGGAGCGTTGCGAAAAGAGTTGCTACTCGAACCGGCCGCAGGAGAACCGTCGACGGGAGGTAATGCGACCGTGGAACAGGAATCGATCGATTACCAACGGCTTTGTCAGGCGTTCCGTGTGCTTAACATCGACCAAGCCGCAGTGCGAGGCATTTGGTACGTGCTGGCCGCCATTCACCATCTGTCCCAGTCTGGGGCGGTGATAGTGGCGGGCCGGGTACAATTTGTTAACCCACGATCAGCCCAAAAAGCGGCCATGTTGCTTGGCATACCGGTGGAAGACTTGCTGTCGTACGTGTTTCCGGAGAATAGTTCGGGCGGTGCATCGAAGCCAACCCTCAACACGGCCACAGTAGTGGAGTGTTTGACCGCATTCATTGAAGCGCTTTACACCGAGCTGTTCTACACGATCGTGGGGCTTATCAACAAATCGATCGCTGCCGTTACGCCGCATCAAACGATCGGGTCTGTACTGCTGGTGGATGTTCCTGGGTTCCAAAATCCGGCCAGCGTTGGTGGTGGTACTGCCGCTAGTACGCTCGCCGATTTGCGCTTTAACTATCTGCATGAACGTTTGCAGCTACTGTTCCACAACGCAATGTTGGTCCAACCGCGTGCCCGATACGCACAGGAAATGGTCACGGTAGAAGATTCCCTAGCGTTAATGACGTCTGAtacgggtggtggtggtgggggcgGAAGTGGAGCAGGAGGTGGACACAGCAGTCCCGCTGCAATGGTGGCCCTGCTCGACAAAGTTCCCCAGAGCCATGAACCTCGCAAAGGTTTGTTGTGGATGTTGGACGAAGAGCAACTGCTAAATCCACAACCCACCGTGCCGTCGAAAGGTGACGGAACCGTGGCGGATGATTTTGACGatgatggtgttggtggtggcagTGGCATCGATGAACGGGACGGGCGATTTCTCGAGCGTCTCTTCGCATCGTACGGTGATCGGGAAAGTCGCGAAACGTTACTGTTGCGGGCCAGCGTACCGACCGGTGCGTGTGACGTTGTGCTGCAGCATCTGCTCGGCACCAACCCGGTACTGTACTCCGTCACCAGCTGGTTAAAGGAGGCAGCCGCCCAAGCACACTACATGCCGCAGCGGGCACTAAACTGTTTGCGGGACAGCGTTAAGCCGGAAATCAACGGGTTGTTTGTCGGAACGCTTGGTGGTGCGATGGATTCGCTCGCGTTCGGCGGTGGTGGATCAtcgcagcagctgcagcaacagtCACTGCGGCGTATGAGCAGCATCCGCCGTACGTACACCGGTACCGGATTCCCCAAGCGCAACAGTGTAATCGTGCAGGTGAAATATACGGTGGATTGCCTGATCGATACGCTGCGACGCACGGGTATGCACTTTGTGTACTGCTATCTGCCACAGCACAACGGTGGTACGGCCATGGCCACCGGTGGTTGCGTATCGATCGAACACCAACATCCATCATCGGCCGAAATCAGTGGCACCAGACAGCGGGAGGATGATATTATCAACATTCCACTGCTTCGCAGTCAG CTCCGCGGTTCGCAGATGCTTGACTTTGCGCGCCTTTATCGGTTAGGGTTCCCTATCAGCGTACCCTTGGCGGAGTTTGTGATTCGCTTTGGGTTACTGGCGGAGGGTGGCACATCCGCCGGCACTGGCACCAATGTGAACGGCGAGGCGGCAATGGTTGATAGTATCCTGAGCAACTGCGAAGTTGACCCGTCCGTGTACAGAATTGGCACGAGCCAG GTATTCTTCCGTTCCGGTGTGCTGGGCGCGTTGGAAGCAAAGCGCGACGATCTGCTCTCCGATCGGGTCATACAGCTGCAGGCCCACTGCCGGGGTTACCTGGCACGGAGGCGTCTCGCCCGGCGCCGTCTGCAGGAGCTCGCGGTAAAATGCATCCAGCGCAATGTGCGCGCCTTCCTGAAGGTGCGCGACTGGCCCTGGTGGCGGTTGCTCGTACGCGTGACACCGCTGCTCGCCGTCCACCGGACGGAGGAGCAGCTGAAGGTGGCGACGGTCGAGCTGCAGCAGGTGCGGGCCAAGCTGGAGAAGATCGAAGCGGAGCGCAACGAGCTGAAGGCGACCAACCACAAGCTGGAGGCACGG CTAAGCGACATTACATCCGAGCTAACGGAGGAGCATTCGTCGTCGAATTTGATCACGGAACGGCTGGCTTCGGAAACATCGGAACGGTTGCGACTCGAGAAGGAAGTGAAGGACTATGAGTCAAAGTATCGCAATCTGCAGGAGTCGTCCGAAAAAATGGAGATGGAACTGTTGTGTGCTAAGTCGGAGCTAAACTGTGACTTTGACGACTGCAGCACGATCGGCGATTACGACGGCGACGGTACGGATCGGGACGGGTTGCCACTCGGTGGTGCTGATGGCGAGGTAGCCAAAAGCTACCGGTTACGCTACGAACGGGTCGCCCGGGAGCTGGAGTTCACGAAGAAACGCCTCCAGACGCAGCACGAGCACGATCTCGAGCAGCTCGTCGGATTGAAGAAACAGCTCGAGAAGAAGCTCTCCGATGCGTACGAGGAGGTCGAAGAGCAACGTCAGGTGGTGGCACAGTGGAAGCGTAAGGCGCAGAAAATGACAAACGAAATGAACGATTTGCGCATGCTGTACGAAGAGCAGAACAGCCGGAACAACCTGCTGGAGAAGCGCCAGCGCAAGTTCGATGCCGAATGTCAAACGCTGCAGGACAGTGCGCGGCAGGAGAAGCAAGCGAAAGAGCGGATCACACGCGAGAAGGACGTGCTGATGGCGGAGAAATGTAAGCTAGAGCAAACCGTATCCGACATACGGCTCGAGCTGGAACTGAAGGAGGAGAAGAACGCTGCGCTCCAGCACGAACTGGACGAGATGGCGTTCGGTGGTGGCACGGAGGAAGAGATCGCCCAGCTGAAGCGCCAAAAGATGGAACTTGATCGGCGCTGTAAGGAGCAGGACGAAGAGTTGGATGAGATGGCCGGCCAAATACAGTTGCTAGAGCAGGCTAAGTTGCGGCTAGAGATGTCCCTAGAAACGAGCCGCAAAGAGTCTCGCAAGGAAGCTCAGCAGCGGGACGATGAGATGGAAGAGATCCGTGGTGCTTCGTACAAGAAGATAAAATCTTTGGAATGCCAGTTGGAGCAGGAGCACGAAGAGCGCACCCAGCTGCTTCGTGACAAGCACGAGCTGGAACGGAAGCTGGCCAGCCTGGAGGATCAGGATCGGGCCGAGCGGGCGGCCGAAGAAGCGATGGTGCAACGGTTGAAGCGTGACGCGCGTAAATATCGTGCTCTGCTGCGAGACGCTCAAAGCCAGCTTGATCGTGCGAAGGGCGACTCGGCAAGCAAAGCGCTTGTCCGGCAGCTACGCAACCAGCTGGAAGATGCCGAATCTGCGCGTGTTGGTGCGTTGAAGGCACGGCAGGTGCTGGAAGGTGAGCTGCAGGATGCACAAATGCTGCTCGAGGAAACGCAACGGGCACGCAACGAGGCGGAAGATAAGGCCACGATGGCACAACGCGACCGGACGGAGCTACAGGCGCAGATAGACGAAAACGAGGAGGAGATGGCGGAGCTGATGAAGAAGTACAGTGCCACGGTGAAACAGCTTTCCAGCGAGCAGTCGCTGATAGCGGAGTTCGAGCTGCGGGTGTCGGAGCTGGAGGGTGAGAAGAAATCGCTCAAGGAGCAGGTCGTCGAGTTGGCGACCCGGCTTGAGAGTGTGGAAACCATTGGCGAACCGTCGAACAGTATGGCGTTCAAGCGGCTGGAGCTGCGCACCAAAGAGCTGGAATCGCGCCTCGAGTTCGAGCAGGCGACCCGAGCCCGCATCGAGATACAGCTGAACCGGCACAAGGATTCGCTGGAAAAGTTGCAGGGCGAGCTGATGCAGGCGCGCAACCGCGAATCGCAGGCACAGGACGCACTGAAGAAGGCGCAGAAAACGATCCGCGAGCTGAGGGACGAGCTGTCGACGCTTGCCAACCGCGATCAGGAGGGACTGTTGAAGCGCAAGGAGCTCGAAAAGCGCATCGAAACGGCCGAATCGGAGACGACATCGGCGAGAGCGGATCTGCGGCTCGCACTACAGCGGATAGCCGATCTGCAGCAGGCCATGGAAGAAGAGGGTGACTCATACCAATCGGACAG CGATACGAGCGATAGTTCGTCGTCGATGGATTCATTCCACGAGTCGACTGTAACACGCAAATCACCGAGCGTCGGAAGCGGAGACCACTTCGGTACAACCAACGGAGGCAGCAGCCGGGGAAGCATCGGTAGTCTGGCCAGCAGTACGCGGGATGGGCGTAAGGAAAGCAACAATCCAAG AATCACACTAACAATGGCTACTGGTTCCGAAGGCAGTCATCAGTCGGTAACGACAGCACCACCGGGCAGCACGACATCGCCTGCAGCAACGAAACTAAGCAACGGAAATGGCGAGGGCACACTGGACGATTCGTCTTTCGCTTGA